Proteins from a genomic interval of Uloborus diversus isolate 005 chromosome 4, Udiv.v.3.1, whole genome shotgun sequence:
- the LOC129221589 gene encoding serine/threonine-protein kinase Tao-like isoform X2 gives MPSLPRPGSLKDPEIAELFDKEDPEKIFVDLREIGHGSFGAVYYARNAVTKEVVAIKKMSFTGKQSAEKWQDIIKEVRFLRQLKHRNTIDYKGCYLKEHTAWLIMEYCLGSASDIIEVHKKPLKEEEIAAICQDALQGLDYLHSLGRIHRDVKAGNILLTENGTVKLADFGSASMASPANSFVGTPYWMAPEVILAMDEGQYDGKVDIWSLGITCIELAERKPPYFNMNAMSALYHIAQNDSPSLGPGDWSDSFHHFVETCLQKHPTDRPTASRLLQHPFITSPRPSRVIMDLIQRTKAAVRELDNLNYRKMKKILMVDSQENEEDDQIGGDSSKSNSITSTHSQQSENVSAGSQSSSTSSLPPASETDSTYNYPASFRERGGIRLSPSNSSSTSLNSTDVGANNFATIRTTSIVTRQIKEHEQENHMHEQMSGYKRMRRQHQKALIQLEAKCRQEMEEHKQKLDKEYENILQQFSKELEKLQMRHQQELERKLKQNLASEKRLSKNITTQHEEEVKRYQAQQKTEYKYFKDRLKREMSGDGSSRQRDDAMRNHKDEVLQRQTASLQRLQREHGDSHRLEIRKFRRRKLLQYHQMEQNLLRDELNKRQSQLEQAHSMLLHHHDMTQELEYRQQRAVHQLREEHVRKQHHTELANQQEYNSRRERELRKKHALEVKQQPKSLKQKELMIRKQFRETCKIQTRQYKAWKNQILASTPKEEQKLVIKKLKEEQMRKLAILGEQYEQSIADMLQKQSIRLDESQELEYRQLKDQLQQELELLTAFQSKIKMQGEAQRNRERRELEDRVSTRRALLEQKMELEKQQFQEERAERQRLLLERQAREIEAFDEESARLGFDAMAIAEASQEPLPADDISISGSMLSLAHSNSASSFTHTAL, from the exons AAATGGCAAGACATAATAAAAGAAGTGAGATTTCTCCGTCAGTTAAAGCACAGAAATACCATTGATTACAAAGGATGTTACCTCAAAGAACACACCGCATGG ctcATTATGGAGTATTGCTTAGGATCTGCTTCTGACATTATTGAAG TGCACAAGAAACctttaaaagaagaagaaatagctGCAATTTGTCAGGATGCTTTGCAAGGTTTAGACTATTTACATTCTCTTGGGAGAATACACAGAGATGTCAAAGCTGGTAACATTCTTCTCACAGAAAATGGCACTGTTAAATTAG CTGACTTTGGATCAGCTTCAATGGCATCCCCAGCAAACTCTTTTGTTGGGACGCCATATTGGATGGCTCCTGAAGTCATTTTAGCTATGGACGAAGGCCAGTATGATGGTAAAGTGGACATATGGTCTCTTGGTATAACATGCATTGAATTAG CGGAACGTAAACCTCCTTATTTTAATATGAATGCAATGAGTGCCTTGTATCATATAGCCCAGAATGATTCTCCTTCCTTAGGACCGGGAGATTG GTCTGACTCCTTCCACCATTTTGTAGAAACTTGTTTACAAAAGCATCCAACAGATAGACCAACTGCATCTAGATTATTGCAG CATCCTTTTATAACAAGCCCACGACCATCCAGAGTAATTATGGACCTTATTCAGCGTACAAAAGCTGCAGTAAGAGAATTGGACAATTTAAACTaccgtaaaatgaaaaaaattttaatggtcgACTCTCAAGAAAATGAA GAAGATGATCAGATTGGAGGCGATAGCAGTAAAAGCAATAGTATTACTAGCACTCATAGCCAACAAAGTGAGAATGTGAGTGCTGGAAGTCAAAGCAGCAGTACCAGTAGTCTTCCACCTGCTTCTGAAACAGATTCCACTTATAACTATCCAGCTTCATTCCGTGAACGAGGAGGCATTCGTTTGAGTCCATCA aattcatcaTCAACTAGCCTTAATAGCACTGATGTTGGAGCCAATAATTTTGCCACAATTAGAACAACTTCAATTGTAACTCGACAAATTAAAGAACATGAACAGGAAAATCATATGCATGAACAGATGTCTGGCTATAAACGAATGCGAAGGCAACACCAAAAGGCTTTAATCCAG CTTGAAGCAAAGTGCAGACAAGAGATGGAAGAGCACAAACAGAAGTTAGATAAGGAATACGAAAATATACTTCAGCAGTTCAGCAAAGAATTGGAAAAATTACAAATGAGGCATCAGCAAGAACTCGAAAGAAAG CTCAAACAAAATTTAGCTAGTGAAAAACGgttaagtaaaaatataactaCCCAGCATGAAGAAGAGGTAAAACGATATCAAGCCCAACAGAAAACAGAATATAAGTATTTCAAGGATCGTTTAAAACGT GAAATGAGTGGAGATGGTTCGTCAAGGCAGAGGGATGATGCAATGCGTAATCACAAAGATGAAGTTCTTCAAAGGCAAACAGCATCTTTGCAACGTCTTCAAAGAGAACATGGAGACTCGCACCGTCTAGAAATTAGAAAATTTCGTAGACGAAAATTATTACAGTATCATCAGATGGAACAAAATTTATTACGAGAT GAATTAAATAAAAGGCAATCTCAGCTGGAGCAAGCTCATTCAATGTTACTCCATCATCATGATATGACTCAAGAGTTAGAATATCGCCAACAGAGAGCTGTTCATCAGCTGAGAGAGGAGCATGTTAGGAAACAACATCACACAGAACTAGCAAATCAACAGGAATATAACTCTAGACGGGAAAGGGAACTTCGTAAAAAACATGCCTTAGAAGTTAAACAGCAACCCAAAAGTTTGAAG CAAAAAGAGTTGATGATTCGTAAGCAGTTTAGGGAGACCTGTAAAATACAGACAAGACAGTACAAAGCTTGGAAGAACCAGATATTAGCTTCTACTCCAAAAGAAGAACAAAagttagttattaaaaaattgaaagaagagCAGATGCGTAAACTAGCAATCTTAGGAGAACAGTATGAACAGAGTATAGCTGAcatgttacaaaagcaatcg ATTCGTTTAGATGAATCACAAGAATTAGAATACCGCCAATTAAAAGATCAGTTGCAACAAGAACTAGAGCTACTCACAGCCTTCCAGAGTAAGATCAAAATGCAAGGGGAGGCACAGCGAAATAGGGAACGAAGAGAACTAGAAGATAGAGTATCTACACGTCGAGCACTTCTAGAGCAAAAG ATGGAGTTAGAAAAACAGCAATTCCAAGAAGAACGAGCAGAGAGACAGCGACTGCTTCTAGAGCGACAAGCCCGAGAAATAGAAGCATTCGATGAAGAGAGCGCTCGTTTGGGTTTTGATGCCATGGCGATAGCCGAGGCATCTCAGGAGCCTCTACCTGCCGATGACATCAGCATCAGTGGGA
- the LOC129221589 gene encoding serine/threonine-protein kinase Tao-like isoform X1 translates to MPSLPRPGSLKDPEIAELFDKEDPEKIFVDLREIGHGSFGAVYYARNAVTKEVVAIKKMSFTGKQSAEKWQDIIKEVRFLRQLKHRNTIDYKGCYLKEHTAWLIMEYCLGSASDIIEVHKKPLKEEEIAAICQDALQGLDYLHSLGRIHRDVKAGNILLTENGTVKLADFGSASMASPANSFVGTPYWMAPEVILAMDEGQYDGKVDIWSLGITCIELAERKPPYFNMNAMSALYHIAQNDSPSLGPGDWSDSFHHFVETCLQKHPTDRPTASRLLQHPFITSPRPSRVIMDLIQRTKAAVRELDNLNYRKMKKILMVDSQENEVSTGEPEEDSTEDDQIGGDSSKSNSITSTHSQQSENVSAGSQSSSTSSLPPASETDSTYNYPASFRERGGIRLSPSNSSSTSLNSTDVGANNFATIRTTSIVTRQIKEHEQENHMHEQMSGYKRMRRQHQKALIQLEAKCRQEMEEHKQKLDKEYENILQQFSKELEKLQMRHQQELERKLKQNLASEKRLSKNITTQHEEEVKRYQAQQKTEYKYFKDRLKREMSGDGSSRQRDDAMRNHKDEVLQRQTASLQRLQREHGDSHRLEIRKFRRRKLLQYHQMEQNLLRDELNKRQSQLEQAHSMLLHHHDMTQELEYRQQRAVHQLREEHVRKQHHTELANQQEYNSRRERELRKKHALEVKQQPKSLKQKELMIRKQFRETCKIQTRQYKAWKNQILASTPKEEQKLVIKKLKEEQMRKLAILGEQYEQSIADMLQKQSIRLDESQELEYRQLKDQLQQELELLTAFQSKIKMQGEAQRNRERRELEDRVSTRRALLEQKMELEKQQFQEERAERQRLLLERQAREIEAFDEESARLGFDAMAIAEASQEPLPADDISISGSMLSLAHSNSASSFTHTAL, encoded by the exons AAATGGCAAGACATAATAAAAGAAGTGAGATTTCTCCGTCAGTTAAAGCACAGAAATACCATTGATTACAAAGGATGTTACCTCAAAGAACACACCGCATGG ctcATTATGGAGTATTGCTTAGGATCTGCTTCTGACATTATTGAAG TGCACAAGAAACctttaaaagaagaagaaatagctGCAATTTGTCAGGATGCTTTGCAAGGTTTAGACTATTTACATTCTCTTGGGAGAATACACAGAGATGTCAAAGCTGGTAACATTCTTCTCACAGAAAATGGCACTGTTAAATTAG CTGACTTTGGATCAGCTTCAATGGCATCCCCAGCAAACTCTTTTGTTGGGACGCCATATTGGATGGCTCCTGAAGTCATTTTAGCTATGGACGAAGGCCAGTATGATGGTAAAGTGGACATATGGTCTCTTGGTATAACATGCATTGAATTAG CGGAACGTAAACCTCCTTATTTTAATATGAATGCAATGAGTGCCTTGTATCATATAGCCCAGAATGATTCTCCTTCCTTAGGACCGGGAGATTG GTCTGACTCCTTCCACCATTTTGTAGAAACTTGTTTACAAAAGCATCCAACAGATAGACCAACTGCATCTAGATTATTGCAG CATCCTTTTATAACAAGCCCACGACCATCCAGAGTAATTATGGACCTTATTCAGCGTACAAAAGCTGCAGTAAGAGAATTGGACAATTTAAACTaccgtaaaatgaaaaaaattttaatggtcgACTCTCAAGAAAATGAAGTGAGTACAGGCGAGCCTGAAGAAGACAGTACT GAAGATGATCAGATTGGAGGCGATAGCAGTAAAAGCAATAGTATTACTAGCACTCATAGCCAACAAAGTGAGAATGTGAGTGCTGGAAGTCAAAGCAGCAGTACCAGTAGTCTTCCACCTGCTTCTGAAACAGATTCCACTTATAACTATCCAGCTTCATTCCGTGAACGAGGAGGCATTCGTTTGAGTCCATCA aattcatcaTCAACTAGCCTTAATAGCACTGATGTTGGAGCCAATAATTTTGCCACAATTAGAACAACTTCAATTGTAACTCGACAAATTAAAGAACATGAACAGGAAAATCATATGCATGAACAGATGTCTGGCTATAAACGAATGCGAAGGCAACACCAAAAGGCTTTAATCCAG CTTGAAGCAAAGTGCAGACAAGAGATGGAAGAGCACAAACAGAAGTTAGATAAGGAATACGAAAATATACTTCAGCAGTTCAGCAAAGAATTGGAAAAATTACAAATGAGGCATCAGCAAGAACTCGAAAGAAAG CTCAAACAAAATTTAGCTAGTGAAAAACGgttaagtaaaaatataactaCCCAGCATGAAGAAGAGGTAAAACGATATCAAGCCCAACAGAAAACAGAATATAAGTATTTCAAGGATCGTTTAAAACGT GAAATGAGTGGAGATGGTTCGTCAAGGCAGAGGGATGATGCAATGCGTAATCACAAAGATGAAGTTCTTCAAAGGCAAACAGCATCTTTGCAACGTCTTCAAAGAGAACATGGAGACTCGCACCGTCTAGAAATTAGAAAATTTCGTAGACGAAAATTATTACAGTATCATCAGATGGAACAAAATTTATTACGAGAT GAATTAAATAAAAGGCAATCTCAGCTGGAGCAAGCTCATTCAATGTTACTCCATCATCATGATATGACTCAAGAGTTAGAATATCGCCAACAGAGAGCTGTTCATCAGCTGAGAGAGGAGCATGTTAGGAAACAACATCACACAGAACTAGCAAATCAACAGGAATATAACTCTAGACGGGAAAGGGAACTTCGTAAAAAACATGCCTTAGAAGTTAAACAGCAACCCAAAAGTTTGAAG CAAAAAGAGTTGATGATTCGTAAGCAGTTTAGGGAGACCTGTAAAATACAGACAAGACAGTACAAAGCTTGGAAGAACCAGATATTAGCTTCTACTCCAAAAGAAGAACAAAagttagttattaaaaaattgaaagaagagCAGATGCGTAAACTAGCAATCTTAGGAGAACAGTATGAACAGAGTATAGCTGAcatgttacaaaagcaatcg ATTCGTTTAGATGAATCACAAGAATTAGAATACCGCCAATTAAAAGATCAGTTGCAACAAGAACTAGAGCTACTCACAGCCTTCCAGAGTAAGATCAAAATGCAAGGGGAGGCACAGCGAAATAGGGAACGAAGAGAACTAGAAGATAGAGTATCTACACGTCGAGCACTTCTAGAGCAAAAG ATGGAGTTAGAAAAACAGCAATTCCAAGAAGAACGAGCAGAGAGACAGCGACTGCTTCTAGAGCGACAAGCCCGAGAAATAGAAGCATTCGATGAAGAGAGCGCTCGTTTGGGTTTTGATGCCATGGCGATAGCCGAGGCATCTCAGGAGCCTCTACCTGCCGATGACATCAGCATCAGTGGGA